A single window of Psychrobacter raelei DNA harbors:
- a CDS encoding alpha/beta hydrolase, with translation MDKHLTFNKTLLVKMGLAGVLATSAAALVIGRIWKPDLQVSKLKHWELPTSFYVDVEGLQVHVTKSETSDNLAATNNCEAQSGAETLLLIHGTSASLHTWDGWTEALKEQYCVVRLDLPAFGLTGPYADDTKPYSLDNYVDTVIKVMDKLDIKRTTIAGNSLGGGIAWLTALMHPERIDRLILVDASGFKFTPKRMPIGFKLAQSPVLDGLTEHVLPKSMVRSSVQSVYADKSKVSDDLVNRYYELSRRAGNRKALTRRMREGLYQDEVKRLGEITQPTLIIWGAQDELIPIESAYKFKAAIPNSQLVVFDHLGHVPQEEDPKATVAVVKQFLRDTKSDYTKSFN, from the coding sequence ATGGATAAGCATTTGACGTTTAATAAGACACTTTTAGTCAAGATGGGTTTGGCGGGTGTGCTGGCAACCTCTGCGGCAGCACTTGTCATCGGCCGCATCTGGAAGCCAGATTTGCAGGTCTCTAAGCTTAAGCATTGGGAGCTGCCGACCAGCTTTTATGTCGATGTAGAAGGATTACAGGTGCATGTGACCAAGTCTGAGACATCTGATAACTTAGCGGCTACTAATAACTGTGAAGCGCAAAGCGGCGCTGAAACTTTGTTACTAATCCATGGCACTTCAGCCAGCTTGCATACTTGGGATGGCTGGACTGAGGCGCTTAAAGAACAATATTGCGTGGTACGCTTAGACTTGCCAGCCTTTGGGTTAACAGGCCCTTATGCTGATGATACCAAGCCCTATAGCTTAGATAATTATGTTGATACTGTCATTAAAGTGATGGATAAGCTTGATATCAAGCGAACGACCATTGCCGGTAATTCGCTTGGCGGCGGCATTGCTTGGCTAACTGCTTTAATGCACCCTGAGCGGATTGACCGCTTGATATTGGTTGATGCATCGGGCTTTAAATTTACCCCCAAACGCATGCCCATTGGCTTTAAACTGGCACAGTCTCCTGTATTAGATGGTCTTACTGAGCATGTACTCCCCAAAAGCATGGTGCGCAGTAGTGTGCAGAGTGTTTATGCAGATAAATCCAAGGTAAGCGATGACTTAGTGAACCGTTATTATGAGCTCAGCCGCCGTGCAGGCAATCGTAAAGCCTTGACCAGACGCATGCGCGAGGGGTTATATCAAGATGAAGTCAAGCGCTTGGGTGAGATTACGCAGCCCACACTGATTATCTGGGGCGCACAAGATGAATTAATTCCTATTGAAAGCGCTTATAAATTTAAGGCTGCCATACCCAATAGCCAATTGGTGGTATTTGATCACCTAGGTCATGTGCCGCAAGAAGAAGACCCGAAAGCCACAGTGGCTGTGGTGAAGCAGTTCTTGCGAGACACCAAATCTGATTATACTAAGTCGTTTAACTAA
- a CDS encoding DUF1543 domain-containing protein encodes MTTLFMVQLGATPKGRLIEQHDMFFGVADKVGDLIDAINAHWPAVKNKWHIDSYRSVTTVINPDGSAYHIEWQDDNTAAKGNINSSIKSNQSTDNASDLKLFFINLGGYQEGSIEEFHYKMLVVAPTQATAMKAAATTEFYKHYSYNDDDVPFNAASHIDNKHQVDVDDIYDVDGLLSVGRLAITPIPVGSIDFDEAVEDKNYVGYLSLKTLKSLAL; translated from the coding sequence ATGACGACACTGTTTATGGTGCAGCTCGGCGCCACGCCAAAGGGTCGGCTGATTGAACAGCACGACATGTTCTTTGGGGTAGCAGATAAGGTAGGCGATTTGATAGATGCGATAAATGCCCACTGGCCTGCCGTCAAGAACAAATGGCATATCGACTCTTATCGTAGCGTCACTACGGTTATTAACCCTGATGGCAGTGCTTATCATATTGAGTGGCAGGACGATAATACTGCAGCGAAAGGCAATATAAACTCGTCAATTAAGAGTAACCAGAGCACAGATAACGCTTCCGACTTAAAACTGTTTTTTATTAATTTGGGTGGCTATCAAGAGGGCAGTATCGAAGAGTTTCATTACAAAATGCTGGTGGTTGCACCCACTCAAGCTACAGCAATGAAAGCGGCCGCCACGACCGAGTTTTATAAGCATTACAGCTATAATGACGACGATGTTCCCTTCAATGCCGCCTCACACATTGATAATAAACATCAGGTGGATGTCGATGATATCTATGATGTTGATGGTCTGCTAAGTGTTGGTCGACTGGCTATCACGCCTATACCTGTTGGTTCTATTGACTTTGATGAGGCTGTAGAGGATAAAAATTATGTCGGCTACCTCAGTCTCAAGACGCTTAAAAGTTTGGCGTTGTGA